TCCTGTTCGTAGTGCGGACTTCAGTCCGCAGCCAAGCAAGCGGACTGAAGTCCGCACTACGAACGAACCGTTTGTATGACGAGTAATCGACAGGATATGATATTAGCGATCGCTTCGATCTAAGATTGTTTCAATTTGACTCTTTACTTGTTCAAGTTCCCGACGTTTGTCAGCCAGCCAAACTTTTTGGGCTTCGCATTCTGCTTGATTTTGCCGATAATCGCGCATTTCTTCTTCCTATTCTCACAAATTCTCCTACTACAGCAACATAGCTTTTGAATTCGCACAGCGCAACATTTCTACCGCAGTTGTGATATCTTTTTAAGTACAACAAAATTTTAATTCCCAAGAATCAGCTATTCCCAAAAGACCCCAGACTCACCCACAAGGGAAGTATAGGAGTCTCAATCAATCTACTTTCTTCCTCCTACGCTAATTGCCATGCTCCTAAAAGCCCAATCTTTTCTCTCATTGCTGACTGGGTTAGCTATTTCACTAGGATTGGTGACAACACTTTCTCAATCCACCGCCGCTCAAAATCGGACATCCGACAACAATACGTTTTTTTGCGGTACCAGCAACGGTCAACCCGCAACCCTCGTGCGCGGCGCAAGAAGAAATTTCCCGCTAATTCGCTGGACAGATAACTCTTTTCCTCCGCCTTGGAATGCCCAGCAACGCTGCGAGGAGATTTCTCAAAGATTGCAGCGGTTTCACGATAACCAAGTCCTCAATTATATTGCTGCTAAAATGTGGGCCGGTCAACCCGTATTGTGTATTACCAGTGTCCGAAATGGCCCGTGTCGGCCAGACGGACTGTTAGTAACTCTCAAACCAGGAACAGACTTGCAGCGGACTTTCCAACGGCTGAGGAACAATCTTGAAGGAGGAGCCGATCGCACGCCTCTCGAACTCAGTGGCAATGAAGCAATTACTTACATGAATGGCGAAGCTTACCTCGATATTAGCAAATTGCTGCCAGAAGAAGATGAAGCACCGCCCAGAATCTTGAAATAGCGATCGTGTACCGCAGCAAACCCCGATGGAGGCAAATTCTGATGTTAATTGCCTATTTGGGCGGTTTAATTATTCCCGTACCCGCATCAGCACCCAATGCCAGTGTATTAGTAGCACAGCAGCCAGCTCAACTTTCTGTCAAAGAAATCGAACAATTAGCAATGTCGATCGCAGTTAAAGTGCGATCGAAAGATATCCTAGGTTCGGGAATTTTGATTCGCAAGCATGGCAATGTTTATACAGTGCTAACAAACGATCACGTACTCCTAGCAGGCGATCCGCCCTACAGCATAGAAACGCCCGATCGCAAAATCCATCCAGCAGTTAAAATCGCGGCAACTTCTCTCAACGGCAAAGACTTAGCTGTATTGCAATTTCGCAGCGACGGTACTAATTATGCGATCGCATCCTTCGGCCCGGCCCCAGCAGTTGCCGATCAGGTATTTGCTGCCGGATTTCCCTTTATAGGCGAAACATCTAACCATCCCATTTCTGCCTTGAGCAAAAGTGGATTTGTCTTTAAAACCGGTCGGGTTTCCTTAATCTTAGACAAACCTTTACAGAAGGGATATCGGATTGGATATACAAACGATTTAGAAAAAGGCATGAGTGGAGGGCCGCTGCTAAATAGTCGCGGCGAAGTAGTCGCAGTCAACGGCATCCACGCAGAACCGATTTTAGATACTGCTTACACTTATCAAGACGGTTCCCAGCCCAGC
Above is a genomic segment from Microcoleus sp. bin38.metabat.b11b12b14.051 containing:
- a CDS encoding serine protease, with product MLIAYLGGLIIPVPASAPNASVLVAQQPAQLSVKEIEQLAMSIAVKVRSKDILGSGILIRKHGNVYTVLTNDHVLLAGDPPYSIETPDRKIHPAVKIAATSLNGKDLAVLQFRSDGTNYAIASFGPAPAVADQVFAAGFPFIGETSNHPISALSKSGFVFKTGRVSLILDKPLQKGYRIGYTNDLEKGMSGGPLLNSRGEVVAVNGIHAEPILDTAYTYQDGSQPSASLRQEMRRYSWGIPIENLVQLVRSPLTNLNRFS
- a CDS encoding COP23 domain-containing protein, whose translation is MLLKAQSFLSLLTGLAISLGLVTTLSQSTAAQNRTSDNNTFFCGTSNGQPATLVRGARRNFPLIRWTDNSFPPPWNAQQRCEEISQRLQRFHDNQVLNYIAAKMWAGQPVLCITSVRNGPCRPDGLLVTLKPGTDLQRTFQRLRNNLEGGADRTPLELSGNEAITYMNGEAYLDISKLLPEEDEAPPRILK